Proteins co-encoded in one Leucobacter exalbidus genomic window:
- a CDS encoding acyl-CoA thioesterase — translation MTHFLHRVRYHEVDKQGYLFNGRYFEIADVAMTEYFRDLGWNYDELNRLGADPSVVHIEADFASPAQFDDELDVTTECTRVGTSSFSLRTEIRNQLNLVATLQIVYVNVEAQLGESLPLPELVAAKMRSSVTLQEVGSNG, via the coding sequence ATGACCCATTTCTTGCATCGCGTGCGCTATCACGAGGTAGATAAGCAGGGATACCTATTCAACGGTCGTTATTTTGAGATCGCTGATGTCGCGATGACCGAATACTTTCGTGACTTGGGCTGGAATTACGACGAACTGAATCGGCTTGGTGCTGACCCGTCGGTAGTCCACATCGAAGCAGACTTTGCTTCGCCCGCTCAATTTGATGACGAGCTTGACGTCACGACCGAATGTACCCGCGTCGGTACTAGTAGTTTCTCGCTCAGAACCGAGATTAGGAACCAGCTCAATCTGGTCGCGACGCTTCAGATCGTGTATGTCAATGTCGAAGCACAACTAGGAGAATCACTGCCGCTACCGGAGTTGGTGGCGGCGAAGATGCGCAGCTCAGTGACGCTGCAGGAAGTTGGCTCTAATGGCTAA
- a CDS encoding nitrilase-related carbon-nitrogen hydrolase, translating into MTNLRVASVQFSLRRETSLDTHIAEMDRLVAQAVAGGAEVVVFPEFSSMGLLGAIDDHEVIGETVADDYREFLAPLFPEISEQVRQLAQRYRVTVLGGSHNRIAADGSLRNTAILAHPDGRVELQDKIHLTPPEHAMGAIGGDEMLVTKIGAFTVGVLICADVQFPELARHLVARGVDLILCPSLTWNRRGVYRVRTGCSARAIENQCYVVMSPLVGSSGLPADAPMYAVGRSIVTTPVDKTFGLNDGVLAQAHDDSEEIIFADLDHAVLIASRERPEAPGLKLQRPELYAKLREVVNI; encoded by the coding sequence ATGACAAACCTCAGAGTAGCAAGCGTGCAGTTCTCATTGCGGCGAGAGACTTCACTCGACACCCACATCGCAGAGATGGATCGGCTTGTTGCTCAGGCCGTGGCAGGTGGAGCTGAAGTTGTTGTCTTCCCAGAATTCTCGAGTATGGGCCTTCTTGGAGCCATTGACGACCATGAGGTCATTGGCGAAACGGTCGCTGATGACTATCGCGAGTTTCTCGCACCGTTATTCCCTGAGATTTCGGAACAGGTGCGACAGCTGGCGCAGCGCTACCGAGTCACCGTCTTGGGCGGTAGCCATAATCGCATTGCCGCAGATGGCTCGCTCCGTAACACTGCGATTCTGGCCCACCCTGACGGACGTGTCGAGCTGCAGGACAAAATACACCTCACTCCGCCCGAACACGCTATGGGGGCAATTGGCGGTGACGAGATGCTCGTGACCAAGATCGGCGCGTTCACCGTTGGCGTGCTGATTTGTGCAGATGTGCAGTTCCCTGAACTCGCGCGTCACCTGGTTGCCAGGGGAGTGGATCTGATCCTCTGCCCGTCGCTGACTTGGAACCGACGAGGGGTCTACCGAGTGCGGACAGGTTGCTCGGCCCGGGCCATTGAGAACCAATGCTACGTGGTCATGAGCCCGCTCGTCGGTTCGAGCGGGCTACCGGCTGATGCTCCTATGTACGCTGTGGGGCGCTCAATTGTGACGACCCCGGTTGATAAGACATTTGGCCTGAACGATGGTGTGCTTGCTCAAGCACACGACGACAGCGAAGAGATCATCTTTGCTGATCTTGATCACGCAGTTCTAATCGCTTCTCGCGAGCGCCCTGAAGCGCCAGGGCTTAAGCTCCAGCGCCCTGAGCTCTACGCGAAGTTGCGCGAAGTGGTGAATATCTAA
- a CDS encoding tartrate dehydrogenase codes for MANRHIIDVIAGDGIGREVMPAAIRCLDKLSAVHGFELEWRERDWNSERYLRDGAMMPKNGIEQMSDGDAIFLGAVGTPEIPDDVTLWGLLIPIRRDFMQYINLRPTKLLPGLEARVRGVDSIDLMVVRENVEGEYSEVGGRVYRGRPEEIAIQEAIFTRTGVDRVARFAFDLAARRTGRLVSATKSNGIIHSMPFWDEVVAGVGAEYPQVELESVLIDALAARGVLHPSSFDVVVASNLFGDILSDLFSAVAGSIGIAPSANLNPEREFPSLFEPVHGSAPDIAGKGLANPVGQMWAGAMMLDHLGETAAAAEIISAFEGVLASGNSTRDLGGSLSTDDFTDAVFDRLGA; via the coding sequence ATGGCTAATCGGCACATTATTGATGTAATCGCAGGAGACGGCATCGGTCGCGAGGTTATGCCTGCCGCGATTCGCTGCCTCGACAAGCTGTCTGCAGTGCACGGGTTCGAGCTCGAATGGCGCGAACGTGACTGGAACTCCGAGCGTTACCTGCGCGACGGTGCAATGATGCCCAAGAATGGCATCGAGCAGATGTCTGACGGGGACGCGATTTTCCTGGGGGCAGTGGGCACCCCGGAAATTCCTGATGACGTTACGCTCTGGGGGCTTTTGATCCCAATCCGACGAGACTTCATGCAGTACATCAATTTGCGTCCGACCAAGTTGCTGCCCGGGCTTGAAGCACGGGTCAGGGGAGTCGATAGCATCGATTTGATGGTCGTGCGTGAGAACGTTGAGGGCGAATACTCCGAGGTGGGAGGCCGTGTTTACCGAGGCCGGCCTGAAGAGATCGCGATCCAGGAAGCGATCTTTACCCGTACGGGTGTCGACCGAGTCGCACGTTTTGCGTTTGATCTCGCTGCGCGCCGAACCGGGCGTCTGGTCTCAGCGACAAAGTCCAACGGAATTATTCATTCCATGCCGTTCTGGGACGAAGTGGTGGCTGGCGTTGGCGCAGAATACCCGCAGGTGGAGCTTGAATCGGTTCTGATTGATGCTCTCGCTGCTCGAGGGGTGCTTCACCCATCGTCTTTCGACGTGGTTGTTGCCTCGAACCTCTTCGGCGATATTCTCTCGGACCTTTTCTCAGCAGTAGCCGGATCCATTGGGATTGCCCCATCTGCAAACCTCAACCCCGAGCGTGAGTTCCCCTCACTCTTTGAACCGGTACATGGTTCGGCTCCCGACATCGCGGGCAAGGGCCTCGCGAATCCGGTTGGGCAGATGTGGGCTGGTGCGATGATGCTAGACCACCTCGGCGAGACCGCGGCGGCAGCCGAAATAATCTCGGCTTTTGAAGGAGTGCTCGCATCGGGCAACTCCACTCGCGATCTGGGTGGTTCGCTCAGCACGGATGATTTCACCGATGCTGTGTTCGACCGCCTCGGCGCCTAA
- a CDS encoding electron transfer flavoprotein subunit beta/FixA family protein: MKILVLIKEVPDTAATRMLNSETGILDRVASEPVPDEINERTLEHALRYRDGGAEAEIVVLAVVPDTAVTSVRKFLAMGADSAVIVSDPNIAGADAARTSQIIAAAVERIAPDLVLAGNESTDGRGGVVPSMVAEYLGWPVLPSLNELEITEGTVAGSVTVEAETLRLSASLPAVASVTERSAEARFPNFKGIMQAKKKPLETWTLADVAVGEERAANSVMVSAALRPARTAGTKVEDDGTAVAALVDFMASNRLI, encoded by the coding sequence ATGAAGATCTTGGTGCTCATCAAGGAAGTACCCGACACCGCAGCAACGCGAATGCTGAACTCTGAGACCGGCATTCTTGATCGGGTGGCATCGGAGCCAGTCCCTGACGAGATCAATGAGCGCACGCTGGAGCATGCTTTGCGTTACCGTGACGGCGGTGCTGAGGCAGAGATCGTGGTTCTCGCTGTTGTCCCTGACACCGCGGTGACTTCGGTACGCAAGTTCCTCGCCATGGGCGCTGACTCTGCAGTGATCGTCTCAGACCCGAACATCGCCGGTGCAGACGCGGCCCGTACGTCTCAGATCATTGCTGCCGCCGTTGAACGGATCGCTCCTGATCTGGTTCTTGCCGGTAATGAGTCAACTGATGGCCGTGGCGGCGTTGTTCCGTCCATGGTTGCCGAGTACTTGGGCTGGCCCGTTCTGCCTTCACTCAACGAGCTCGAGATCACTGAGGGCACGGTTGCTGGCTCTGTCACGGTTGAGGCAGAGACGTTGCGACTCTCTGCGTCCCTTCCTGCAGTGGCGTCGGTGACCGAACGCTCTGCAGAGGCCCGCTTCCCGAACTTTAAGGGGATCATGCAGGCGAAGAAGAAGCCGCTTGAGACCTGGACCCTTGCTGACGTTGCTGTTGGCGAAGAGCGTGCCGCGAACTCTGTGATGGTCTCGGCAGCGCTTCGCCCGGCACGCACTGCCGGCACCAAGGTCGAAGACGACGGCACCGCAGTGGCGGCACTTGTTGATTTCATGGCTTCGAACCGCCTGATCTAG